The Candidatus Methylomirabilis sp. genome includes a window with the following:
- a CDS encoding HupE/UreJ family protein codes for MARTILAFAALLLLLPSSPLFAHPLKVGVADITVRKTGIELLLSVNLFELDLLLGLDRNLNAQVERAELERKTPEILAYLNGKITVSHGREVLPMEAEPFRIGRSADGKPTFEARLTFRSSRPLEDPITIRCEPLTELGSDHQTIAKIAGEGRVEQFVFQKGMIYEAKRRGLLAHAIQFLSLGIHHIFIGYDHIAFLLGLLLMGGTLLNILKIVTSFTLAHSVTLSLAALDIVAMPPRLVESGIAFSVAYVALENLFFTRFDRRWVVSFFFGFIHGFGFANVLKDMSLPQSGLVSSLLFFNSGVEVGQILIVAMILPFLWLLRKSQFHHTVVRAASVVIFSVGVLWFYQRAL; via the coding sequence GTGGCCCGTACGATTCTTGCCTTTGCGGCCCTCCTGCTTCTCCTCCCCAGCTCGCCCCTGTTTGCGCATCCCCTGAAGGTCGGAGTCGCGGACATTACCGTCCGGAAGACAGGAATCGAGTTGCTCCTGAGCGTGAACCTCTTTGAATTGGACCTCCTCCTTGGCCTGGACCGGAACCTCAATGCCCAGGTGGAGCGTGCTGAGCTGGAGCGCAAGACCCCGGAGATCCTCGCGTACCTCAACGGAAAGATCACGGTATCCCATGGCCGCGAGGTGCTCCCCATGGAGGCCGAGCCGTTCCGCATCGGGCGGTCGGCCGATGGGAAGCCGACCTTTGAGGCCCGGCTGACGTTCCGATCGAGCCGGCCGCTAGAGGATCCCATCACGATCCGGTGTGAGCCGCTGACCGAGCTGGGGTCTGACCACCAAACCATCGCCAAGATCGCCGGGGAGGGCCGGGTCGAGCAGTTCGTGTTCCAGAAGGGGATGATATACGAAGCGAAGCGTCGCGGGCTCCTCGCCCATGCAATCCAGTTCCTCAGCCTGGGAATCCACCACATCTTCATCGGCTACGATCACATCGCCTTCCTCCTCGGCCTTCTCCTCATGGGCGGGACGTTGCTCAACATTCTCAAGATCGTCACGTCCTTCACGCTGGCCCACAGCGTCACGCTTTCCCTGGCGGCCCTCGACATCGTGGCCATGCCCCCGCGGCTGGTCGAGTCGGGGATCGCCTTCAGCGTGGCCTATGTGGCCCTGGAGAATCTCTTCTTCACGCGCTTTGACCGGCGGTGGGTGGTGAGCTTCTTCTTCGGATTCATCCACGGCTTCGGCTTTGCGAACGTCCTCAAGGACATGTCCCTGCCCCAATCTGGCCTGGTCTCTTCCCTCCTTTTCTTCAACTCCGGCGTCGAGGTCGGCCAGATTCTCATCGTCGCAATGATCCTGCCGTTCCTCTGGCTCCTCCGGAAGAGTCAGTTCCATCACACGGTGGTGAGGGCGGCATCGGTCGTCATCTTCTCCGTGGGAGTCTTGTGGTTCTACCAGCGGGCTCTGTAG